One segment of Ziziphus jujuba cultivar Dongzao chromosome 12, ASM3175591v1 DNA contains the following:
- the LOC107434180 gene encoding beta-amyrin 28-monooxygenase: MFLAWRPKSQQKIYRSSTEAESATPIPRQTETQIVRAPNFLKPDALVQYVGTMDTLVQEHLDRYWVGKQIVDAHKLSLHLLLTLACRFLMGYQDHARIEKLSDYMNSVMFALDVIPLKIPGTCFYKGLKAAESVRKEIRVLIKEKKVAMASGVEMQDIFSFMISRPDPSTGKFTPEDDIADKMMGLLSAAFNSPCINITFIMKFLAERPEILQKVRDEQFEVAKSKNPGEPLNWADIQKMKYSWNVALEVMRHRPPVQGFFREATTDFTYEGYTIPKGWKVCWSVSSTNMDPELFPEPEVFDPTRFDRGAPPPYSNVPFGSGPRSCPGKDYARMQILTFLHHVVTRFNWDLINPDCKVLGGMNPIPIEGLPIRLHNY, translated from the exons ATGTTTCTGGCATGGAGACCAAAATCCCAGCAGAAAATTTACCGATCCTCAACAGAAGCAGAGTCTGCAACCCCCATTCCTCGCCAAACCGAAACCCAAATAGTCCGAGCACCGAATTTCCTTAAACCTGATGCGCTGGTTCAATACGTTGGAACCATGGATACTCTGGTTCAGGAACATTTGGATAGATATTGGGTTGGTaaacaaattgttgatgctCACAAGCTTTCACTGCATCTTTTACTAACTCTTGCTTGTCGATTCCTCATGGGTTATCAAGACCATGCTCGAATCGAAAAGCTTTCGGATTACATGAACAGCGTTATGTTTGCTCTGGATGTTATTCCGTTGAAGATCCCAGGAACTTGTTTCTATAAGGGATTGAAAGCAGCGGAGTCTGTGAGGAAAGAGATTCGGGTGTTGATCAAGGAGAAGAAAGTAGCCATGGCTAGTGGAGTTGAGATGCAggatatattttctttcatgaTTAGTAGACCAGACCCAAGTACTGGTAAATTCACGCCAGAGGATGATATTGCTGATAAAATGATGGGTTTGCTCTCTGCTGCTTTTAACTCACCCTGCATCAATATCACTTTCATTATGAAGTTTCTTGCTGAAAGACCAGAGATTTTACAGAAAGTCAGAGAcg AACAATTTGAAGTAGCAAAATCGAAAAATCCTGGTGAGCCACTCAATTGGGCAGACATCCAAAAGATGAAATATTCATGGAATGTAGCACTAGAAGTAATGAGGCATAGACCACCAGTTCAAGGTTTCTTTAGAGAAGCTACTACAGATTTCACTTATGAAGGTTATACAATTCCTAAAGGATGGAAg GTATGCTGGTCAGTTAGCTCTACAAATATGGACCCAGAATTATTCCCAGAACCAGAAGTGTTTGATCCAACAAGGTTTGACAGAGGAGCTCCACCACCATATTCCAATGTCCCATTTGGAAGTGGACCAAGATCTTGTCCAGGAAAAGACTATGCTCGCATGCAAATTCTCACTTTTCTACACCATGTTGTGACAAGGTTCAATTGGGATTTAATCAATCCTGATTGCAAAGTTTTAGGAGGAATGAATCCGATCCCTATTGAAGGACTTCCTATTCGCCTCCACAACTACTAA